The following are encoded together in the Janthinobacterium sp. Marseille genome:
- a CDS encoding tetratricopeptide repeat-containing sulfotransferase family protein: MSELQDNFPRTGQLTIPEALKRAYAHWDAGQAQQAEMLCRHVLLAWPYQADAMHLLGLIAHAHGRLDMAVSHLRQACQAPHAPAIYFSNLAEMCRQSGLLVEAEQAGQRAVSLAPNLADAWNNLGIILQESGKLEASLDSLERALALRPNDARAHNNLGNTWRRLYRLEQAEQHYQKALELEPGYAEVHSNLAYLLNTHGRFEEAAAAARHAISLQPQLVDAYLNLADIEVSRLRYAEALRSLDALYTFAPQHVGGFSARAQILRKMERNEEALIWAQRALISAPDNANAHYAHGQILQALGRHDEALLAFDKAAALPGSVEEDALLARATLFMESGRSEDASIAFEQVLQRFPGSVRALTARNDAKVYQADDPDITVMEAALAQTASLSLADRTAVHFALGKAYLDINHSERAFHHLHAGNGLKRATFAYDGAATRQWMQDIAATFANMPRNAEHASGASSELPVFIVGMPRSGTTLVEQILASHPQVHGAGELSALRLAIEEAGAFPQKVATLSAAELTAIGQDYLRRVEGLAQGKDRLVDKMPANFLYAGLIPMILSGARIIHIRRDPVDTCLSCYSKHFVGEQLFTYNLTELGEFHHAYQILMSHLRQVLPPDRFLEVDYEAVVDNLEVEARRLIAFVGLPWDEACLQFHQTRRVVRTASVNQVRQPIYKTSKGRWQKHAAYLGPLLAALGIGAP, encoded by the coding sequence ATGAGCGAGTTGCAAGACAACTTCCCCCGGACCGGGCAACTGACCATACCTGAAGCACTAAAGCGTGCTTATGCGCATTGGGATGCCGGACAGGCGCAGCAGGCGGAGATGTTGTGTCGACATGTGTTGCTGGCCTGGCCTTATCAGGCTGATGCGATGCATCTGCTCGGATTGATTGCACATGCCCATGGTCGGCTGGATATGGCGGTAAGTCATTTGCGCCAGGCTTGCCAGGCACCGCATGCTCCCGCGATTTATTTCAGTAACCTGGCAGAAATGTGTCGGCAAAGCGGCTTGCTGGTGGAAGCCGAACAAGCAGGGCAGCGCGCTGTCAGCCTGGCTCCGAATCTGGCGGATGCATGGAATAACCTGGGCATCATCCTGCAGGAAAGTGGCAAGCTGGAAGCCAGCCTCGATAGTTTGGAGCGCGCGCTGGCGCTGCGACCGAACGATGCGCGGGCACACAATAATCTGGGCAATACCTGGCGTCGCTTATATAGACTGGAGCAGGCCGAACAGCATTACCAGAAGGCGCTGGAGCTGGAACCGGGCTATGCCGAAGTGCATAGCAATCTGGCCTATCTGTTGAATACACATGGCAGGTTTGAGGAAGCGGCGGCGGCAGCGCGGCACGCCATCAGCCTGCAGCCGCAGCTGGTGGATGCCTATCTCAACCTGGCTGATATCGAAGTGTCGCGCCTGCGCTATGCCGAGGCACTGCGCAGCCTGGATGCCCTGTACACATTTGCGCCGCAACACGTGGGCGGCTTCAGTGCACGTGCGCAGATACTGAGGAAAATGGAGCGCAACGAAGAAGCGCTGATCTGGGCGCAGCGCGCACTCATCTCCGCACCGGATAATGCAAACGCTCACTACGCGCACGGACAAATACTGCAAGCACTGGGACGGCATGATGAAGCCTTGCTTGCTTTTGACAAGGCGGCCGCCTTGCCCGGCAGCGTGGAAGAGGATGCATTGCTGGCACGCGCGACCTTGTTCATGGAGAGCGGTCGCAGCGAGGATGCGAGCATCGCATTTGAGCAGGTCTTGCAACGTTTCCCCGGCTCGGTACGCGCGCTGACTGCGCGCAATGATGCCAAGGTCTATCAGGCCGATGATCCCGACATCACCGTCATGGAAGCGGCCCTGGCACAAACTGCCAGTCTGTCGCTGGCGGATCGCACGGCCGTGCATTTCGCATTGGGCAAGGCTTACCTCGATATCAATCATTCCGAACGTGCATTCCATCACCTGCATGCCGGCAATGGCTTAAAACGTGCCACTTTCGCGTATGACGGTGCTGCAACGCGGCAGTGGATGCAAGACATCGCTGCCACTTTTGCAAATATGCCGAGGAATGCCGAACACGCCAGTGGTGCGTCGTCCGAGCTGCCGGTATTCATCGTCGGCATGCCACGTTCAGGCACGACGCTGGTAGAACAAATACTCGCTTCACATCCGCAAGTGCATGGCGCTGGTGAGCTCAGTGCTTTGCGTCTGGCGATAGAGGAAGCAGGCGCATTTCCACAAAAGGTAGCTACGCTGTCTGCGGCTGAACTGACGGCGATAGGGCAGGATTACCTGCGCCGCGTAGAAGGACTGGCGCAAGGCAAGGATAGATTGGTGGACAAAATGCCGGCCAATTTCCTGTATGCGGGTTTGATACCGATGATTTTGTCCGGTGCGCGGATTATTCATATCCGGCGCGATCCGGTGGATACCTGCCTGTCTTGTTACAGCAAGCATTTCGTCGGAGAACAGCTATTTACCTATAACCTGACCGAACTGGGTGAATTCCATCATGCGTACCAGATATTGATGAGCCACTTGCGGCAGGTGTTGCCACCGGATCGTTTCCTCGAAGTGGATTATGAAGCGGTGGTCGATAATCTCGAAGTTGAGGCACGACGCCTGATTGCTTTTGTCGGCTTGCCGTGGGATGAGGCTTGCCTGCAATTTCATCAAACACGCCGCGTCGTGCGCACCGCCAGTGTCAACCAGGTGCGCCAGCCTATCTATAAAACATCAAAAGGGCGCTGGCAAAAACATGCGGCGTATCTTGGCCCTTTGCTGGCAGCGTTGGGGATAGGCGCACCGTGA
- the cfa gene encoding cyclopropane fatty acyl phospholipid synthase translates to MSSPMLNQDAASFVSDNSRLHRATADLLGKAAIKINGPRPWDMQLKAPGVPERAFAKGNLGLGEAYMDGAWEAEELDEFFARLLGTRMTDQIKPLRLLGHVLAAKLLNRQDMKRARQVGEVHYDLGNDFYAAMLDSRLTYTCGYWENASNLEEAQVAKLDMICRKLRLQPGMRVLDIGCGWGSFMSYAAEHYGVQCVGVSISKEQVSWAQQRYAHLPLEFRLQDYREVNEPFDAIASVGMFEHVGRKNYRAYMEVAHRCLQKDGLFLLHTIGKNMRKSAPDPWIDKYIFPNGDLPSIGQIGDAADNLFVVEDLHNFGADYDKTLMAWYRNFCNAWPRFEKNLGNRFYRMWRYYLLSCAGAFRARDIQLWQWVLSKEGVRDGYRRTRV, encoded by the coding sequence ATGTCGTCCCCAATGCTGAACCAGGATGCCGCATCCTTCGTCTCCGACAATTCGCGCCTGCATCGGGCGACCGCCGACCTGCTCGGCAAGGCCGCCATCAAGATCAACGGCCCGCGGCCCTGGGATATGCAATTGAAAGCGCCGGGCGTACCGGAGCGCGCCTTTGCCAAAGGCAACCTCGGTCTGGGCGAAGCCTATATGGATGGCGCGTGGGAAGCGGAAGAGCTGGACGAGTTCTTCGCCCGCCTCCTCGGTACACGCATGACCGACCAGATCAAGCCGCTGCGCCTGCTCGGGCATGTATTGGCCGCCAAGTTGCTGAACCGGCAGGACATGAAGCGCGCCCGGCAAGTCGGCGAAGTCCACTACGACCTCGGCAATGACTTCTACGCAGCGATGCTGGACAGCCGCCTTACCTATACCTGCGGTTATTGGGAAAACGCCAGCAACCTTGAAGAAGCGCAAGTCGCCAAGCTGGACATGATTTGCCGCAAGCTGCGGCTCCAACCCGGCATGCGCGTACTCGACATCGGTTGCGGCTGGGGCAGCTTCATGTCGTATGCCGCCGAACACTATGGCGTGCAATGCGTAGGCGTCAGCATTTCAAAGGAACAAGTCAGTTGGGCACAGCAGCGCTACGCCCACCTGCCGCTGGAGTTTCGCCTGCAGGACTACCGCGAAGTGAATGAGCCTTTCGACGCGATCGCCAGTGTCGGCATGTTTGAACACGTAGGCCGCAAGAATTACCGCGCTTATATGGAAGTCGCGCATCGCTGCCTGCAGAAGGATGGCCTGTTCCTGCTGCACACCATAGGCAAGAACATGCGCAAATCCGCCCCTGATCCATGGATAGATAAATACATCTTCCCGAATGGCGACCTGCCATCGATAGGCCAGATCGGCGACGCTGCAGACAACTTATTCGTGGTCGAAGACTTGCATAACTTCGGCGCCGACTACGACAAGACACTGATGGCCTGGTACCGCAACTTCTGCAACGCCTGGCCGCGTTTTGAAAAGAATCTGGGCAATCGTTTTTACCGTATGTGGCGCTATTACCTGCTGTCTTGCGCCGGCGCATTTCGCGCACGCGACATACAGCTGTGGCAATGGGTGCTATCGAAAGAAGGCGTGCGTGATGGTTACCGCCGTACACGCGTGTGA
- a CDS encoding autotransporter outer membrane beta-barrel domain-containing protein yields MRQIQVKADIACKPVAGVATSARLSTLSLAVSAALSLMAASPAQADAPITGVVIVPGSSAYNWSNGDLTVGSSGRLSGGSSGVYTDGSSLGTLSNSGYIGGTFAGIYNDKTLTAINNASGATISGGSYGIFTERGSTVGSLVNNGTIQAASNGFSGISNEGTITNFNNSSSGVITGGNSNAGIKNAGGRIGTLTNSGMIRGGDSPNGNYSHGIDNSSRSTIDTLNNNSGATIYGAHSGIYNYSANGTSLITELNNRGLITGTVAGIYNDDGGKITTLNNLSGGIISGGIINGDARSTATITVLNNAGLVTDDMTAIHVVRGTIGSLNNSGLITAVNAVVIESNATITTLTNAGTISGNIINNSNRVQTIFGGSGNVFGTLTGQNGSIGLITNTLSNWVFGGGNQLLTSNINVGSNSVINSAGVLQVNNQISVTGNYQQSAGATLNIGVGSSAIVNGDSTDSGYGRLIVSGNAVIDAGSSVALKKNGSYRFANGQRYLVLQAASAGSNYNEATLRYLADGYRGDITGSTIIDGSKLGLLLTLDGEIVNPANQANARTTLEGLYQYTGTDASLMNLFNAAAALATPADANRAGSQLGTSSSTFGVAGATDAIGAHVNGMVFNRLEGNTPNGTSAGSGLSGGDGISDKAAWGQVFGGRASADERDGVSGYHASYNGLLLGADAALNERWRAGGLFNYASTSVSNDGNNAGSYARVDTYGLTAYAAYQGEPWYVNMSASAMRSNVDAHRVLDFTGFSGTATGSYKGMQYTAAARVGYPINVNEMIVTPLAGLTYSSLRLDAYKETGGNGAALNVAASDTHSIKSDLGFKLERGYQTTYGVLKPMLQLLWRHEYSDTRLQSVANFAADISGATTFVTQGPTPVKDTGVLSLGATLLRSDKLTLSAAYTLEKGGGYTSQTGSLLARWRF; encoded by the coding sequence ATGCGCCAGATCCAAGTTAAAGCGGATATAGCCTGCAAGCCGGTGGCAGGTGTTGCCACCAGTGCGAGACTCAGCACCTTGAGTCTCGCCGTATCGGCAGCCTTGTCGCTGATGGCCGCATCCCCGGCGCAGGCAGATGCGCCGATTACCGGGGTCGTGATTGTGCCTGGGTCCAGTGCATATAACTGGAGCAATGGCGACCTGACGGTAGGAAGCAGTGGTCGTTTGAGTGGCGGCAGCTCGGGCGTGTACACCGATGGCAGTTCGTTGGGCACACTCAGCAATAGTGGCTACATCGGCGGCACGTTCGCTGGTATCTATAACGACAAGACGTTAACCGCGATTAATAATGCCAGCGGTGCAACGATTAGTGGTGGCAGCTACGGGATCTTTACCGAAAGAGGAAGCACGGTAGGCAGTCTGGTCAACAACGGGACGATACAAGCTGCGTCGAATGGTTTCAGTGGTATCAGCAACGAAGGCACGATCACAAATTTCAACAACAGTAGCAGTGGCGTGATCACTGGTGGCAACAGCAATGCCGGGATAAAAAATGCAGGCGGGCGGATCGGCACACTGACAAACAGCGGCATGATACGAGGCGGTGACAGCCCTAACGGCAACTATAGCCACGGCATTGATAACAGCAGCAGAAGCACGATAGACACGCTCAACAACAATAGCGGTGCCACCATATATGGCGCACACAGTGGCATCTACAACTACAGTGCCAACGGTACTTCGCTCATAACCGAGCTGAATAATCGCGGCCTGATTACCGGCACGGTAGCCGGGATATATAACGATGATGGCGGGAAGATTACGACGCTGAATAATTTGAGCGGCGGCATCATCAGCGGTGGGATTATTAATGGCGATGCGAGAAGTACCGCCACGATTACCGTCCTCAACAATGCCGGCTTGGTGACTGATGATATGACTGCCATCCATGTCGTTCGCGGAACGATAGGCAGCCTGAACAATAGTGGCCTGATTACTGCAGTCAATGCGGTAGTCATAGAATCAAATGCGACGATTACCACACTGACCAACGCGGGGACCATCTCCGGCAACATCATCAATAACTCGAACCGGGTACAAACCATATTCGGTGGTTCCGGTAATGTGTTCGGCACCCTGACCGGGCAAAACGGCAGCATAGGCCTGATTACGAACACGCTCTCCAACTGGGTATTCGGTGGCGGCAACCAGCTACTCACCAGCAATATCAATGTCGGCAGCAACAGCGTCATCAACTCCGCTGGCGTGTTGCAAGTCAATAATCAAATCAGCGTAACCGGCAATTACCAGCAAAGCGCAGGAGCCACCCTGAATATCGGTGTAGGCAGTAGTGCAATTGTAAATGGCGATAGCACGGATAGTGGCTATGGCCGCCTCATTGTCTCCGGCAATGCAGTGATCGATGCCGGCTCCAGTGTGGCGCTGAAAAAGAATGGCAGCTATCGCTTTGCCAACGGCCAACGCTATCTGGTGCTACAGGCCGCGAGTGCGGGTAGCAACTATAACGAAGCGACGCTGCGTTACCTGGCCGATGGTTATCGTGGTGATATCACCGGCAGCACCATCATCGATGGCAGCAAGCTCGGTTTGTTACTGACGCTTGATGGTGAAATCGTCAATCCGGCGAACCAGGCGAATGCGCGTACCACGCTTGAAGGCTTATACCAATACACCGGTACTGATGCTTCACTGATGAATCTTTTCAATGCTGCCGCTGCGCTGGCTACACCGGCTGACGCGAATCGCGCCGGGTCGCAACTGGGTACTTCGTCCAGCACCTTCGGCGTGGCCGGTGCCACCGATGCTATCGGCGCGCATGTGAACGGCATGGTATTCAATCGACTGGAAGGTAATACACCGAATGGCACTTCTGCCGGCAGTGGTTTATCCGGTGGTGACGGCATAAGCGACAAGGCAGCGTGGGGCCAGGTCTTTGGCGGTCGTGCTTCAGCCGATGAACGTGATGGTGTCTCCGGTTATCACGCCAGCTATAACGGTTTGCTGCTGGGAGCGGACGCTGCACTGAATGAACGCTGGCGCGCAGGTGGCTTATTCAACTACGCCAGCACTTCGGTTTCCAATGATGGGAACAATGCGGGCAGTTATGCGCGTGTTGATACATATGGCCTGACTGCTTACGCCGCTTATCAGGGTGAACCCTGGTATGTGAATATGTCCGCATCCGCGATGCGCAGCAATGTCGATGCACATCGTGTGCTGGACTTTACCGGTTTCTCGGGCACGGCCACCGGCAGTTACAAAGGCATGCAGTACACCGCTGCAGCGCGTGTCGGCTATCCGATCAATGTGAACGAAATGATAGTCACGCCGCTGGCCGGCCTGACATACAGCAGCCTGCGTCTTGATGCTTATAAGGAAACGGGTGGCAACGGTGCGGCATTGAATGTGGCTGCAAGCGATACCCACTCCATCAAGAGCGATCTTGGCTTCAAGCTGGAGCGTGGCTACCAGACCACGTATGGCGTGCTGAAACCTATGCTGCAATTGTTGTGGCGGCATGAGTACAGTGATACGCGTTTGCAATCAGTCGCCAACTTTGCTGCCGATATATCCGGTGCCACGACTTTCGTGACACAGGGTCCGACCCCGGTTAAAGACACAGGCGTGTTGTCATTGGGCGCTACCTTGCTGCGTAGCGACAAGCTCACACTGTCCGCCGCCTACACACTGGAAAAGGGCGGCGGCTATACCTCGCAAACCGGCAGCTTGCTGGCGCGCTGGCGTTTTTGA
- the cysC gene encoding adenylyl-sulfate kinase yields the protein MTRLLKSAGTLTPVAHAVDASARSLRYGHQGAVLWLTGLSASGKSSLAMALEHALTAQGYACYVLDGDNVRAGLNRDLGFSPQDRSENIRRVGEAAALFADAGLICISAFISPYRADRELARMAHPQGFHEIHIAADLATCEARDPKGLYRKARRGELHEFTGVSAPYEEPLHAQLRVDTADESLEASLKKLFDYVVREIPLQTAQR from the coding sequence GTGACGCGCCTGTTGAAATCAGCGGGTACGCTGACACCGGTAGCCCATGCGGTGGATGCCAGTGCGCGCAGCCTGCGTTATGGACATCAGGGTGCAGTGTTGTGGCTGACCGGTTTATCGGCTTCCGGCAAATCATCATTGGCCATGGCACTGGAGCATGCGTTGACTGCACAGGGTTACGCTTGTTACGTACTGGATGGCGATAATGTACGTGCGGGTTTGAATCGGGACCTCGGTTTCAGTCCGCAGGATCGCAGTGAAAATATACGCCGGGTAGGGGAAGCGGCGGCGCTATTCGCCGATGCCGGCTTGATATGCATCTCCGCTTTTATTTCTCCTTATCGCGCCGATCGTGAACTGGCGCGCATGGCTCATCCACAGGGATTCCATGAAATCCATATCGCGGCTGATCTCGCGACTTGCGAGGCACGCGATCCTAAAGGCTTGTACCGGAAAGCGCGTCGTGGTGAGTTGCATGAGTTTACAGGTGTCAGTGCGCCGTATGAAGAACCACTGCACGCCCAGCTGCGGGTGGATACTGCCGATGAAAGCCTGGAAGCCAGCCTGAAGAAATTATTTGATTACGTAGTACGGGAAATTCCATTGCAGACGGCGCAGCGCTGA